The proteins below are encoded in one region of Streptomyces sp. NBC_00490:
- a CDS encoding MarR family winged helix-turn-helix transcriptional regulator yields the protein MTDATFPTTGYLTWQFSQIIAGRLERALRAEDLTLAQHNALQQVLWTPGVSAAEIARRSGITAQSMGVAVSQLVERGLLRREPHPTSRRSMRLFATAEGHATAGRAASIARQIEQETTSPLSPEDKDTIHRLLYRLVEELNPDALAIDSRSLN from the coding sequence GTGACCGACGCGACGTTCCCCACCACCGGATATCTCACCTGGCAGTTCTCCCAGATCATCGCCGGACGACTGGAGCGGGCGCTGCGCGCGGAGGACCTCACACTGGCTCAGCACAACGCTCTGCAGCAGGTCCTCTGGACGCCGGGGGTGTCCGCCGCGGAGATCGCGCGCCGCTCCGGCATCACGGCCCAGTCCATGGGAGTCGCGGTGAGCCAGCTCGTCGAGCGAGGACTGCTGCGACGTGAACCGCATCCGACCAGCCGCCGCAGCATGCGCCTGTTCGCGACCGCCGAGGGACACGCGACGGCCGGTCGTGCCGCGTCGATCGCCCGGCAGATCGAACAGGAGACGACCTCGCCGCTCTCCCCCGAGGACAAGGACACCATTCACCGTCTGCTGTACCGACTGGTCGAGGAACTGAACCCCGACGCCCTCGCCATCGACAGCCGCTCCTTGAACTAG
- a CDS encoding TetR/AcrR family transcriptional regulator encodes MESSPSPYRPTRGRPRSEAVEQAILEGVMKLLEDGVPLADISIERIARSAGVGKAAIYRRWSDKEQLFVDVMRAAEPAERELPGTSMRDDLVVLLESLRQRALAGRSSAILHNAHAQMRSSPRIWAAYHATVITPRRDLGLEILRRGRLNGELHADVDLELAIDMFVGPLLIRSFARNDPDLPDGLAEQIVDNALHGLRPVSYRKP; translated from the coding sequence ATGGAAAGCAGTCCGTCACCGTACCGACCCACCCGCGGCCGCCCCCGCAGCGAGGCCGTGGAACAGGCCATCCTGGAGGGGGTGATGAAGCTCCTGGAGGACGGCGTCCCGCTGGCCGACATCTCCATCGAACGCATCGCACGCTCCGCCGGCGTCGGCAAGGCGGCCATCTACCGGCGCTGGAGCGACAAGGAGCAACTGTTCGTCGACGTCATGCGTGCCGCCGAGCCCGCCGAGCGCGAACTGCCCGGTACGTCCATGCGGGACGACCTGGTCGTTCTGCTGGAGTCACTGCGCCAACGCGCTCTGGCGGGCCGTTCGTCGGCGATCCTGCACAACGCGCACGCCCAGATGAGAAGCAGCCCCAGGATCTGGGCCGCCTACCATGCCACCGTGATCACGCCCCGGCGCGACCTCGGGCTGGAGATCCTCCGACGGGGCCGGCTCAACGGCGAACTCCACGCCGACGTCGACCTGGAACTGGCCATCGACATGTTCGTCGGCCCCCTGCTCATCCGCTCGTTCGCACGCAATGACCCCGACCTCCCTGACGGACTGGCGGAGCAGATCGTCGACAACGCCCTCCACGGCCTACGCCCCGTCAGCTACCGGAAGCCATAA